One window of the Allosaccharopolyspora coralli genome contains the following:
- a CDS encoding steroid 3-ketoacyl-CoA thiolase — protein sequence MGTPVIVEAVRTPIGKRRGWLSGLHPSELLGAAQLGVLDRCGVEPAQVEQVIGGCVTQAGAQSNNVTRTSWLHAGLPHHTGCTTVDAQCGSAQQSTHLIAGLVAAGAIDVGIACGVEAMTQVPLRSNLGVDVGSPRPDSWDIDLPNQYEAADRIAARRGLTRSDIDEFGVRSQQHARRAWDEGRFAREIVDVSAPARDADGTPTAATQRISRDQGLRDTTLDALAGLKPVLDGGLHTAGTSSQISDGAAALLIMDSDRAAALGLRPRARIVAQALVGAEPYYHLDGPVQSTTRVLERSGMKIGDIDVFEVNEAFASVVLSWTRVHEPDLTRVNVNGGAIALGHPVGSTGARLLTSALHELERQDASTALVAMCTGGAMSTGTVLERL from the coding sequence GTGGGCACACCGGTCATCGTCGAAGCGGTGCGCACGCCGATCGGCAAGCGACGAGGCTGGCTCTCCGGCCTGCACCCGAGCGAGCTTCTCGGCGCGGCACAACTCGGGGTTCTCGACCGCTGCGGCGTCGAACCCGCGCAGGTCGAGCAGGTGATCGGCGGATGTGTCACCCAAGCAGGCGCTCAGTCCAACAACGTGACCCGCACGTCCTGGCTGCACGCCGGACTGCCCCATCACACCGGCTGCACCACCGTCGACGCGCAGTGTGGTTCCGCACAGCAGTCGACACACCTGATCGCCGGGCTTGTCGCCGCCGGAGCCATCGACGTCGGCATCGCCTGCGGCGTCGAGGCGATGACCCAGGTCCCGCTGCGCAGCAACCTGGGCGTCGACGTCGGCTCGCCGCGCCCGGATTCCTGGGACATCGACCTGCCGAACCAGTACGAGGCCGCCGACCGCATCGCCGCCCGACGCGGACTCACACGGTCCGACATCGACGAGTTCGGAGTGCGCTCGCAGCAGCACGCGCGGCGCGCGTGGGACGAGGGACGATTCGCCCGCGAGATCGTCGACGTCTCGGCGCCGGCACGCGACGCGGACGGAACACCGACCGCCGCGACCCAGCGCATCTCCCGCGACCAAGGACTGCGGGACACGACTCTCGACGCGCTGGCCGGATTGAAACCCGTTCTCGACGGAGGCCTGCACACGGCCGGAACGTCCTCGCAGATCTCCGACGGCGCTGCCGCACTGCTCATCATGGACTCGGACCGGGCTGCCGCCCTCGGACTGCGCCCGCGGGCGCGCATCGTCGCGCAGGCGCTGGTTGGTGCGGAGCCGTACTACCACCTCGACGGCCCGGTGCAGTCCACCACGCGCGTGCTCGAACGCAGCGGCATGAAGATCGGCGACATCGACGTCTTCGAGGTCAACGAAGCGTTCGCCTCCGTCGTGCTGTCCTGGACCCGGGTACACGAGCCGGACCTCACGCGGGTCAACGTCAACGGCGGGGCCATCGCACTCGGGCACCCGGTCGGCAGCACCGGGGCCAGGCTGCTCACCAGCGCGCTGCACGAGCTGGAACGACAGGACGCCTCGACCGCGCTGGTCGCGATGTGCACCGGCGGCGCGATGTCCACCGGCACCGTTCTCGAGCGACTGTGA
- a CDS encoding TIGR03619 family F420-dependent LLM class oxidoreductase, with the protein MKFTLSVAMSPLGQITELARTAEESGFDAVALPDSLFYSEKVAADYPYTADGNRMWDADTPWSDPLVAAAAMGAATERIRFYTSVLKLGPRNPVLLARQLASVAVLTGNRFGLGIGLGWTPEEFEWCGAPFARRGARVDEAIDVLRLILGGGMVEHHGEFFDFDRLQMSPAPSEPVPIYIGGHSEPALRRAARRGDGWASAMMPFEELRATITELHRLRGEFGTDNRDFEIQAVCIDRFGLDGYRQQADIGVTDAITVPWLFDGHGFDADVAVKKDSIRRFADEVVGKA; encoded by the coding sequence GTGAAGTTCACCCTTTCCGTGGCCATGTCACCGCTCGGTCAGATCACCGAACTCGCTCGCACCGCCGAGGAAAGCGGCTTCGACGCCGTAGCCCTGCCGGATTCGCTGTTCTACTCCGAGAAGGTGGCTGCCGACTATCCCTACACCGCCGACGGCAACCGCATGTGGGACGCCGACACTCCCTGGTCCGATCCGCTGGTCGCGGCCGCGGCGATGGGGGCGGCGACCGAGCGGATCCGCTTCTACACCTCGGTTCTCAAACTCGGCCCGCGCAACCCCGTCCTGCTCGCGCGTCAACTCGCGTCGGTCGCCGTGCTCACCGGGAACCGGTTCGGGCTGGGGATCGGACTCGGCTGGACTCCCGAGGAGTTCGAGTGGTGCGGCGCACCGTTCGCCCGACGTGGCGCCCGCGTCGACGAGGCGATCGACGTGTTGCGCCTGATCCTCGGCGGAGGCATGGTCGAGCACCACGGCGAGTTCTTCGACTTCGACCGGCTGCAGATGAGTCCGGCGCCGTCCGAACCGGTACCGATCTACATCGGCGGCCACAGCGAACCCGCGCTCCGCCGTGCCGCCCGACGCGGCGACGGGTGGGCCTCGGCGATGATGCCGTTCGAGGAACTGCGTGCCACGATCACGGAGCTGCACCGGCTGCGCGGCGAGTTCGGCACGGACAACCGGGATTTCGAGATCCAGGCGGTGTGCATCGACCGGTTCGGTCTCGACGGCTACCGGCAGCAGGCCGACATCGGCGTCACGGACGCGATCACCGTGCCGTGGTTGTTCGACGGCCACGGATTCGACGCCGACGTCGCGGTGAAAAAGGACAGCATCCGGCGGTTCGCCGACGAAGTCGTCGGAAAGGCCTGA
- the hsaA gene encoding 3-hydroxy-9,10-secoandrosta-1,3,5(10)-triene-9,17-dione monooxygenase oxygenase subunit, producing MTQQDTEQVVDAVRRLLPDLRERAQKAEDARRVPEESISALQETGFFRLLQPASYGGFEADPVTFYKAVTLIGSACGSTGWVASIVGVHAWHLALFGDQAQQEVWGEDRDTLISSSYAPMGKARVVDGGYRLSGRWSFSSGCDHATWVFVGGPALDDEGNMVDFCTYLLPLGDYRIDDVWDTVGLRGSGSNDIVVDDVFVPAHRALSFMAMSKTDCPGHEVNTAPLYKMPWGTVHPSTITAPIIGMAQGAYDAHVEHQGKRVRAAYAGEQSKEDPFAKVRIAEAASEIDAAWLQLTRNLTEELELLEAGEEIPMSLRLRARRDQVRGTARSIEAIDRLFENSGGRALATGTPIQRFWRDAHAGRVHAANDPERAYTMFGTGEFGLPVKDSMV from the coding sequence ATGACTCAGCAGGACACCGAGCAGGTCGTCGACGCGGTACGCCGGCTGTTGCCCGATCTGCGGGAGCGCGCGCAGAAGGCCGAGGACGCCAGGAGGGTGCCGGAGGAGAGCATCTCCGCACTCCAGGAAACGGGATTCTTCCGGCTGCTGCAGCCCGCCAGCTACGGCGGCTTCGAGGCCGACCCGGTCACGTTCTACAAAGCGGTCACCCTGATCGGTAGCGCGTGCGGGTCGACAGGGTGGGTCGCTTCCATCGTCGGCGTGCACGCCTGGCATCTGGCGCTGTTCGGCGACCAGGCTCAGCAGGAGGTGTGGGGCGAGGACCGGGACACGCTGATCTCGTCGTCGTACGCCCCGATGGGAAAGGCCCGCGTCGTCGACGGCGGCTACCGGCTGTCCGGGCGGTGGAGTTTCTCGTCCGGCTGCGACCACGCGACCTGGGTGTTCGTCGGCGGCCCCGCCCTCGACGACGAGGGGAACATGGTCGACTTCTGCACCTACCTGTTGCCGCTGGGTGATTACCGCATCGACGACGTGTGGGACACCGTCGGCCTGCGGGGCAGCGGCAGCAACGACATCGTCGTCGACGACGTGTTCGTTCCCGCGCACCGTGCGCTGAGCTTCATGGCGATGTCCAAGACGGACTGCCCCGGCCACGAGGTCAACACCGCGCCGCTGTACAAGATGCCGTGGGGCACCGTGCACCCTTCGACCATCACCGCACCGATCATCGGAATGGCCCAGGGCGCCTACGACGCGCACGTCGAGCACCAGGGAAAGCGGGTACGCGCCGCGTACGCGGGCGAGCAGTCCAAAGAGGACCCGTTCGCGAAGGTGCGGATCGCCGAGGCCGCCAGCGAGATCGACGCCGCGTGGTTGCAGCTCACCCGCAACCTCACCGAGGAACTGGAGCTGCTGGAGGCGGGCGAGGAGATCCCGATGTCGCTGCGGCTGCGCGCCCGCCGGGACCAGGTCCGGGGAACCGCGCGGTCGATCGAGGCGATCGACCGGCTCTTCGAGAACTCCGGTGGCCGTGCGCTGGCAACCGGGACCCCGATTCAGCGGTTCTGGCGTGACGCGCACGCCGGGCGGGTCCATGCCGCCAACGACCCCGAGCGTGCGTACACCATGTTCGGAACCGGCGAGTTCGGCCTGCCGGTCAAGGATTCGATGGTGTGA
- a CDS encoding nuclear transport factor 2 family protein encodes MDGIFWTATEAHHPARSAALASMDAVTRGAKEEWLDLFTTDAVVEDPVGPSVFDPDGTGHHGRDGLAAFWDLAIAQSTRLEFHIHESFAAGAEVANVGLVRSFLPDGHVMDAEGVFVYHVGDDGLLKSMRAFWEFDRAMTTMRSADSV; translated from the coding sequence GTGGACGGGATTTTCTGGACGGCGACCGAGGCACATCATCCTGCCCGGTCGGCGGCGCTCGCCTCGATGGACGCCGTGACACGCGGCGCGAAGGAGGAATGGCTCGACCTGTTCACCACGGACGCGGTCGTCGAAGACCCCGTCGGTCCGTCGGTGTTCGACCCGGACGGCACGGGACATCACGGGCGCGACGGACTCGCCGCGTTCTGGGACCTGGCCATCGCCCAGAGCACCCGGCTCGAGTTCCACATCCACGAGTCCTTCGCCGCGGGAGCGGAAGTCGCCAACGTCGGCCTGGTGCGGTCCTTCCTGCCCGACGGGCACGTCATGGACGCCGAGGGGGTGTTCGTCTACCACGTCGGCGACGACGGTCTGCTGAAGTCGATGCGTGCGTTCTGGGAGTTCGACCGGGCCATGACGACAATGCGCAGCGCGGACAGCGTCTGA
- the hsaC gene encoding iron-dependent extradiol dioxygenase HsaC, which produces MGIRSLGYLRIEATDMDAWRTYGLKVLGMVEGSGPNPDALYLRMDDFPARLVIVPGEKDRLAQSGWEAANEEELDDVRRRLDEAGVPYKEGTADELADRRVNGLVSFEDPSGNTLEVFHGAALQHRRVVSPYGHRFVTEEQGLGHVVLSTDDDQAALRFYRDVLGFRLRDSMRMAPELLGRPADGEPAWLRFFGCNPRHHSLAFLPFPTDSGIVHLMVEVENVDDVGLTLERAQRRKVPMSATLGRHVNDLMLSFYMKTPGGFDVEFGCEGRQVDDEDWVARESTAVSLWGHDFSVGMREQ; this is translated from the coding sequence ATGGGAATCCGCTCGCTGGGTTATCTGCGTATCGAGGCGACCGACATGGACGCCTGGCGCACCTACGGCCTCAAGGTGCTCGGCATGGTCGAGGGCAGTGGCCCGAATCCCGACGCCCTGTACTTGCGCATGGACGACTTCCCGGCACGACTGGTGATCGTGCCCGGTGAGAAGGACCGGCTCGCGCAATCCGGGTGGGAAGCGGCGAACGAGGAGGAGCTCGACGACGTCCGGCGCCGACTCGACGAAGCCGGTGTCCCGTACAAGGAGGGCACGGCCGACGAACTCGCCGACCGGCGCGTGAACGGACTCGTCAGCTTCGAGGACCCGTCCGGTAACACCCTCGAAGTCTTCCACGGGGCGGCGTTGCAGCACCGGCGCGTGGTCAGCCCGTACGGACATCGCTTCGTGACCGAGGAACAGGGACTCGGCCACGTCGTACTCTCCACCGACGACGATCAGGCCGCGTTGCGTTTCTACCGCGACGTGCTCGGGTTCCGGCTCCGCGACTCGATGCGCATGGCCCCCGAACTCCTCGGTCGTCCGGCGGACGGCGAGCCCGCATGGCTCCGGTTCTTCGGGTGCAACCCGAGGCACCACAGCCTCGCGTTCCTGCCGTTCCCCACCGACAGCGGCATCGTCCACCTGATGGTCGAGGTGGAGAACGTCGACGACGTCGGGCTCACGCTGGAACGAGCGCAACGTCGCAAGGTGCCGATGTCGGCGACGCTGGGGCGTCACGTCAACGACTTGATGCTGTCGTTCTACATGAAGACACCCGGCGGCTTCGACGTCGAGTTCGGGTGCGAGGGCCGACAGGTCGACGACGAGGACTGGGTCGCACGGGAGAGCACCGCGGTGAGCCTGTGGGGACACGACTTCAGCGTCGGAATGCGCGAGCAGTGA
- a CDS encoding FadD3 family acyl-CoA ligase — translation MSLPPTIPRALDLAAERFADREALVDHSGPSEVRLTFAQLRHEARRLARALLARGLGAGDRVAVNAPNSHHWVLAALGILYAGATLVPVNTRYTGFETADVLRRSGARALVVAGPFLGVDRLAALREALSDGTLPPEIHTVVQIPAGTDSVVPDSAALQWHELDGAGASVGWDAVDAAAGSVHADDTSDILYTSGTTGLSKGAVSTHASALGVADAWAACGEVSERDRYLVVNPFFHSFGYKAGILVCLLRGATIVPMPVFDVANALDLVQRERITVLPGAPTLYQSILDAPDRRAHDLTSLRLAVTGAATVPVVLVERMQQELNFSTVLTAYGLTEAVVATMCRPGDDPATVATTCGRAAAGFDLRIVDRDGTSLRAGEVGEIQLRGPHSMRGYLDDAEATAEAFGQDGWLRTGDLGSVDDRGYLTITDRLKDMYICGGFNVYPAEVEQTLARLDGVADSAVVGVPDDRLGEVGKAYVVADAAHAVSAEDVVVYCKQRLANYKVPRSVEFRDTLPRNPSGKVLKRDLR, via the coding sequence ATGTCGCTGCCACCGACCATCCCGCGCGCTCTCGATCTCGCGGCGGAGCGTTTCGCCGATCGCGAGGCACTCGTCGATCACTCCGGTCCTTCGGAGGTGCGACTGACCTTCGCGCAGTTGCGCCACGAAGCCAGACGGCTCGCGCGGGCGCTGCTCGCTCGCGGACTCGGCGCCGGTGACCGGGTCGCGGTCAACGCACCGAACTCGCACCACTGGGTGCTGGCCGCGCTGGGGATCCTCTACGCCGGAGCGACCCTGGTACCCGTGAACACCCGCTACACCGGCTTCGAGACCGCTGACGTGCTCCGCCGCAGCGGTGCGCGGGCGCTCGTGGTCGCCGGCCCCTTCCTCGGGGTCGATCGTCTCGCCGCACTACGTGAGGCCCTGTCCGACGGCACCCTTCCTCCCGAGATCCACACGGTGGTCCAGATTCCGGCAGGCACGGACTCGGTCGTTCCGGACTCGGCGGCACTGCAATGGCACGAACTCGACGGAGCGGGGGCGTCCGTCGGTTGGGATGCGGTCGACGCCGCGGCGGGCTCCGTTCACGCCGACGACACGAGCGACATTCTCTACACCTCGGGCACCACCGGACTCAGCAAGGGCGCGGTCAGCACCCACGCGTCCGCCCTGGGGGTGGCCGACGCGTGGGCCGCGTGCGGAGAGGTGAGCGAGCGGGACCGCTACCTGGTGGTGAACCCGTTCTTCCACAGCTTCGGCTACAAGGCGGGCATCCTCGTGTGTCTGCTGCGTGGTGCGACCATCGTGCCGATGCCGGTGTTCGATGTGGCGAACGCGCTGGACCTGGTGCAGCGCGAAAGGATCACCGTCCTGCCCGGTGCGCCCACCCTGTATCAGTCCATTCTGGACGCACCCGACCGTCGAGCCCACGACCTCACGAGCCTGCGGCTCGCGGTCACCGGCGCGGCGACGGTTCCCGTGGTGCTGGTCGAGCGGATGCAACAGGAGCTGAATTTCTCCACGGTACTCACCGCGTACGGCCTCACCGAGGCCGTCGTCGCCACCATGTGCCGCCCCGGCGACGACCCGGCGACGGTAGCCACCACGTGCGGCCGTGCGGCAGCGGGATTCGACTTGCGCATCGTCGATCGGGACGGAACCTCGTTGCGCGCCGGTGAGGTCGGTGAGATCCAGCTACGCGGGCCGCATTCGATGCGCGGCTATCTCGACGACGCGGAAGCAACGGCAGAGGCGTTCGGCCAGGACGGATGGCTGCGCACCGGCGACCTCGGCAGCGTCGACGACCGCGGCTATCTGACGATCACCGACCGCCTCAAGGACATGTACATCTGCGGCGGTTTCAACGTCTATCCCGCCGAGGTGGAGCAGACCCTCGCCCGGCTCGACGGCGTCGCGGACAGCGCCGTGGTCGGCGTGCCCGACGACCGACTCGGCGAAGTCGGCAAAGCCTACGTGGTGGCCGACGCCGCCCACGCCGTCTCCGCCGAGGACGTCGTCGTGTACTGCAAGCAGCGCCTGGCGAACTACAAGGTCCCCCGCAGCGTCGAATTCCGGGACACACTCCCCCGCAACCCCAGCGGCAAGGTCCTCAAACGCGACCTGCGGTGA
- a CDS encoding cytochrome P450 — MVAPSLPEGFDFTDPDLYAERLPMEEFAELRRTAPVWWNPTPYRKAGFDDEGYWVVTRHADVKEVSRRSDVFSSWQNTAVSRFNEDMTREQVELQRYILLNMDAPDHTKVRGIISRGFTPKAVNNLRQALDARARRIVADAVENGTGDFVSDVAVELPLQAIAELLGIPQEHRQDVFNWSNQMVAYDDPEYSVDPTTAATEVLGYFMNMAEERRGCPMDDIVTKLVQADVDGQALSPDEFGFFVILLAVAGNETTRNAITHGMHAFLNNPDQWELFKAERPETAADEIVRWATPVVSFQRTATEDTELNGTPIKKGERVVMFYSSANFDGEVFDAPERFDITRSPNPHVGFGGTGAHFCVGANLARVEIDLMFNAIADHMPDIKQVGEPRRLRSGWLNGVKEFPVRYH; from the coding sequence GTGGTCGCCCCGAGTCTCCCGGAAGGCTTCGACTTCACCGATCCCGATCTGTACGCCGAACGGCTCCCGATGGAAGAGTTCGCCGAGCTGCGACGTACCGCCCCGGTGTGGTGGAACCCGACGCCGTACCGCAAAGCCGGCTTCGACGACGAAGGCTACTGGGTGGTGACGCGGCACGCCGACGTCAAAGAGGTCTCGCGGCGCAGCGACGTCTTCTCGAGCTGGCAGAACACCGCGGTCAGCCGGTTCAACGAGGACATGACGCGCGAACAGGTCGAACTGCAGCGCTACATCCTGCTGAACATGGACGCACCCGATCACACCAAGGTGCGCGGCATCATCTCCCGAGGATTCACGCCCAAGGCGGTGAACAACCTGCGGCAGGCGCTCGACGCGCGCGCACGCAGGATCGTCGCCGACGCGGTCGAGAACGGAACCGGCGACTTCGTCAGCGACGTGGCGGTGGAGCTGCCGCTGCAGGCCATCGCGGAACTGCTGGGGATTCCGCAGGAACATCGCCAGGACGTCTTCAACTGGTCGAACCAGATGGTCGCCTACGACGACCCGGAGTACTCCGTCGACCCGACCACCGCGGCCACCGAAGTGCTCGGCTATTTCATGAACATGGCCGAGGAACGGCGCGGATGTCCGATGGACGACATCGTCACCAAGCTCGTTCAGGCCGACGTCGACGGGCAGGCGCTGTCGCCCGACGAGTTCGGCTTCTTCGTGATTCTCCTCGCGGTGGCGGGCAACGAGACGACCCGCAACGCCATCACGCACGGCATGCACGCGTTCCTGAACAACCCCGACCAGTGGGAGCTGTTCAAGGCCGAACGTCCCGAGACCGCCGCGGACGAGATCGTGCGGTGGGCGACTCCGGTGGTCTCCTTCCAACGGACGGCGACCGAAGACACCGAACTCAACGGCACGCCGATCAAGAAGGGCGAGCGGGTCGTGATGTTCTACAGCTCGGCGAACTTCGACGGCGAGGTCTTCGACGCGCCGGAGCGGTTCGACATCACGCGCAGCCCCAACCCGCACGTCGGGTTCGGAGGCACCGGCGCGCACTTCTGTGTCGGGGCGAACCTGGCACGGGTGGAGATCGACCTGATGTTCAACGCCATCGCCGACCACATGCCGGACATCAAGCAGGTCGGCGAGCCCCGCCGGTTGCGGTCCGGCTGGCTCAACGGCGTCAAGGAGTTTCCGGTCCGCTACCACTGA
- the dmpG gene encoding 4-hydroxy-2-oxovalerate aldolase has translation MSTTSGNGLVRTFSGDRDIRVTDTSLRDGSHHKRHQFTVREVRDIVSALDGSGVPVIEVAHGDGLGGSSFNYGFSGTPEQELIIAAVETAVHARIAFLMLPGVGVTDDIRIARDNGASLCRIATHCTEADVAVQHFGLARDQGLETVGFLMMSHSQPPDVLARQARVMVDAGCQCVYVVDSAGALVLEQVSDRVSAIVAEIGDDAQVGFHGHENLGVGVANSIAAARTGAVQIDGSTRRFGAGAGNTPIEALVGVCDKLGVRTGVDFYAIADAAEDVVRPAMPEECLLDRSALVMGYAGVYSSFLKHAARQAERYQVSAADLLARAGQRRLVGGQEDQLIDIALELQREAALA, from the coding sequence GTGAGCACGACATCCGGAAACGGCCTGGTACGCACGTTCTCGGGTGACCGCGACATCAGGGTCACCGACACCTCGCTGCGCGACGGCTCTCACCACAAACGACATCAGTTCACCGTGCGGGAAGTCCGCGATATCGTGTCCGCATTGGACGGATCCGGTGTTCCGGTCATCGAGGTCGCGCACGGCGACGGTCTCGGCGGCTCGTCGTTCAACTACGGCTTTTCCGGCACGCCGGAACAGGAACTCATCATCGCGGCGGTCGAGACCGCCGTGCACGCCCGGATCGCGTTCCTCATGTTGCCGGGGGTGGGCGTCACCGACGACATCCGGATCGCCCGGGACAACGGCGCGTCGCTGTGCCGGATCGCGACCCATTGCACCGAGGCAGACGTGGCCGTGCAGCACTTCGGTCTCGCACGGGACCAGGGGTTGGAGACGGTCGGGTTCCTCATGATGTCGCATTCACAACCGCCCGATGTGCTCGCTCGGCAGGCCCGGGTGATGGTGGACGCGGGGTGTCAGTGCGTGTACGTCGTCGACTCGGCGGGGGCGCTGGTACTGGAACAGGTTTCCGACCGGGTCTCGGCGATCGTGGCCGAGATCGGTGACGACGCGCAGGTGGGCTTCCACGGCCACGAGAACCTCGGCGTCGGCGTCGCGAACTCCATCGCCGCGGCCCGTACGGGTGCGGTACAGATCGACGGCAGTACCCGGAGATTCGGGGCGGGGGCGGGCAATACGCCGATCGAGGCGTTGGTCGGGGTCTGCGACAAGCTCGGTGTCCGCACCGGGGTGGACTTCTACGCGATCGCCGACGCGGCCGAGGACGTCGTGCGTCCTGCGATGCCAGAGGAATGCCTGCTCGATCGATCCGCGCTCGTCATGGGTTACGCCGGGGTGTACTCGAGCTTCCTCAAACACGCCGCGCGTCAGGCGGAGCGCTACCAGGTCTCCGCCGCTGACCTGTTGGCCCGCGCGGGGCAGCGCAGGCTCGTCGGAGGCCAGGAGGACCAGTTGATCGATATCGCGCTCGAGCTGCAGCGGGAAGCGGCACTCGCGTAG
- the hsaD gene encoding 4,5:9,10-diseco-3-hydroxy-5,9,17-trioxoandrosta-1(10),2-diene-4-oate hydrolase: MTATSAEVVEAGRSVELPSGLHLHVHEAGREHDTTVVMLHGGGPGASAWSNFHRNVAVFAERFHVLAVDQVGFGRSSKPTEHGQYFTHSASALRELFDVLEIDKAHLLGNSLGGGTAVRFALNHPDRAGRLVLMGPGGLSLNVFAPDPTEGVGKLMTFGMAPSRDALADFLRTMVHDKSLITDELIDERFAAATTPESRAAMKAMGASFAQPDTYEEGLLWREAHRLRQRVLLVWGREDRVNPLDGALLALKLIPRAQLHVFGGCGHWAQLEKFDEFNRITQDFLVD; the protein is encoded by the coding sequence GTGACAGCCACGTCCGCCGAGGTCGTCGAGGCCGGCCGCAGTGTCGAGCTGCCGTCCGGCCTGCACCTGCACGTTCACGAAGCCGGCCGGGAGCACGACACGACGGTCGTGATGTTGCACGGTGGCGGGCCCGGCGCGTCGGCGTGGAGCAACTTCCACCGCAACGTCGCGGTGTTCGCCGAACGGTTCCACGTGCTGGCGGTGGACCAGGTCGGCTTCGGCCGGTCGAGCAAACCCACCGAGCACGGACAGTACTTCACCCACAGCGCGTCGGCGTTGCGGGAATTGTTCGACGTGCTCGAGATCGACAAGGCACATCTGCTGGGGAATTCCCTCGGGGGCGGAACCGCGGTGCGGTTCGCACTGAACCATCCCGACCGGGCCGGGCGGCTGGTGCTCATGGGACCGGGCGGGCTGAGCCTCAACGTGTTCGCGCCGGACCCCACCGAAGGCGTCGGCAAGCTCATGACCTTCGGCATGGCACCGAGTCGGGACGCACTGGCCGACTTCTTGCGCACGATGGTGCATGACAAATCGCTGATCACCGACGAGCTGATCGACGAGCGGTTCGCCGCGGCCACCACGCCCGAATCACGGGCGGCGATGAAGGCGATGGGAGCGTCGTTCGCGCAGCCGGACACGTACGAGGAAGGGCTTTTGTGGCGGGAGGCGCACCGGCTCCGCCAGCGCGTCCTGCTGGTGTGGGGCCGGGAGGATCGGGTCAACCCGCTCGACGGAGCGCTGCTCGCGCTGAAACTGATCCCGCGTGCCCAGTTGCACGTGTTCGGCGGTTGCGGACATTGGGCGCAACTCGAGAAGTTCGACGAGTTCAACCGCATCACCCAGGACTTCCTGGTCGACTAG
- the hsaB gene encoding 3-hydroxy-9,10-secoandrosta-1,3,5(10)-triene-9,17-dione monooxygenase reductase subunit: MVTDSVDPREFRQALGHFCTGVTVVTASSDTGEPVGFACQSFAALSLEPPLVLFCPGKNSRTWPIMEQAGHFCVNVLTEAQRDVSTVFGKGGADKFACVDWAVAPSGAPVLANVLTWIDCSVETVHDAGDHYVVVGRVRTLGPHHAERPLLFYRGAYTGIEPQPVWERPTAELNDFLTWPLDDDWV, encoded by the coding sequence GTGGTCACCGACTCGGTCGATCCCAGGGAGTTTCGCCAGGCACTCGGGCATTTCTGCACCGGCGTGACCGTCGTGACCGCCTCGAGCGACACCGGAGAGCCGGTCGGTTTCGCGTGCCAGTCCTTCGCTGCGTTGTCACTGGAACCGCCACTGGTGTTGTTCTGCCCCGGCAAGAACTCACGGACCTGGCCGATCATGGAACAGGCGGGACACTTCTGTGTCAACGTCCTCACCGAGGCGCAACGGGACGTGAGCACCGTGTTCGGCAAGGGCGGTGCCGACAAGTTCGCCTGTGTCGACTGGGCGGTCGCCCCGTCGGGTGCACCTGTGCTCGCCAACGTGCTCACCTGGATCGACTGCTCGGTCGAGACCGTGCACGACGCGGGCGACCACTACGTCGTCGTGGGACGGGTGCGCACCCTCGGCCCGCACCACGCCGAACGGCCTCTACTGTTCTACCGCGGTGCGTACACGGGGATCGAGCCGCAGCCGGTGTGGGAGCGGCCCACCGCGGAACTGAACGACTTCCTGACCTGGCCCTTGGATGACGACTGGGTGTGA